Proteins found in one Melospiza melodia melodia isolate bMelMel2 chromosome 13, bMelMel2.pri, whole genome shotgun sequence genomic segment:
- the LOC134424057 gene encoding chymotrypsinogen 2-like, with protein MALLWVLSCLALAGFARAALPENCGVPAITPVIRGYNRIVNGEAAVAGSWPWQVSLQRYNGFHFCGGSLISENWVVTAAHCGVRKTDTVVVGAYDQDAPGPDQQELKIEKVFKNPKFNMLTIHDDITLIKLATPAQLSDRVSPVCLPKATDEFPGGMTCVTTGWGLTDANADHTPAVLQQVALPLLTNTQCKEFWGFRIRDVMVCAGADGASSCMGDSGGPLVCQKDGAWNLVGIVSWGSSTCDTKSPTVYARVTKLRDWIDSILEAN; from the exons ATGGCTCTGCTGTGGGTGTTGAGCTGCCTGGCTCTGGCGGGCTTTGCCCGTGCCGCCCTCCCTGAGA ACTGCGGCGTGCCCGCCATCACACCCGTCATCCGCGGCTACAACCGCATTGTGAACGGAGAGGCGGCGGTGGCAGGGTCCTGGCCatggcaggtgtccctgcag CGCTACAACGGCTTCCACTTCTGCGGCGGCTCCCTGATCAGCGAGAACTGGGTGGTCACCGCTGCGCACTGCGGCGTCAG GAAAACCGACACCGTGGTGGTGGGCGCCTACGACCAGGACGCACCCGGCCCTGATCAGCAGGAGCTGAAAATCGAGAAG GTCTTCAAGAACCCCAAGTTCAACATGCTGACCATCCACGACGACATCACCCTGATCAAACTGGCCACTCCAGCTCAGCTGTCGGATCGTGTGTCCCCCGTCTGCCTGCCCAAGGCCACTGACGAATTCCCAGGGGGAATGACCTGTGTCACCACTGGCTGGGGGCTCACTGATGCCAACG CCGATCACACTCCGGCCGTGTTGCAGCAGGTGGCTCTGCCCCTGCTCACCAACACCCAGTGCAAGGAGTTCTGGGGCTTCCGCATCCGCGACGTGATGGTCTGTGCCGGCGCCGACGGAGCCTCTTCCTGCATG GGCGACTCCGGGGGCCCGCTGGTGTGCCAGAAGGACGGCGCCTGGAACCTGGTGGGCATCgtctcctggggcagcagcaccTGCGACACCAAGTCTCCCACCGTGTACGCCCGCGTCACCAAGCTCCGCGACTGGATCGACTCCATCCTGGAGGCCAACTGA
- the LOC134424252 gene encoding LOW QUALITY PROTEIN: probable D-lactate dehydrogenase, mitochondrial (The sequence of the model RefSeq protein was modified relative to this genomic sequence to represent the inferred CDS: inserted 1 base in 1 codon) produces MVPFLSRCNMALRRVLALAAALGRRSCCSKPSLPPAFVEALRAVVGAPNVSTATAVREQHGHDESMHPCAPPDVVVWPQAVEQVQELAALCHRSRVPMVPFGTGTGLEGGVNAVQGGVCFDLSRMDAIAELSLEDFSVAVEPGVTHKALNKHLRGTGLWFPVDPGADASLCGMAATGASGTNAVRYGAMRPNVLNLRVVLPDGRLLHTAGPGRHPRWALGGWEAVLGLPCARGVPAHXALCRKRAAGYDLTSLFVGSEGTLGFLTQATLRLHPLPEASAVTIASFPSVGAAVACTVQVLQAAVPVARIEFLDEVMADACSRFSEMGLPVAATLLLELHGSRHSLAEQQQQTEEIVQQNGGSSLAWAEGQEERERLWSMRHNAWYAALALRPGCQGYSTDVCVPISRLPDVVVETKQDLQASNITGPMVGHVGDGNFHCILVFNSQDPEEAQRIHAFTERLGRRALAAGGTCTGEHGVGLGKRALLQEELGPEGLDTLRSIKAALDPHNLMNPGKVL; encoded by the exons ATGGTGCCGTTCTTGTCCCGTTGCAACATGGCCCTGCGGAGGGTGCTGGcgctggcagcagccctggggcgccgcagctgctgctccaaG CCCTCGCTGCCCCCTGCCTTCGTGGAGGCCCTGAGGGCCGTGGTCGGGGCCCCCAATGTCTCCACGGCCACAGCGGTGCGGGAGCAGCACGGCCACGATGAGTCCATGCACCC gtgtgcccccccgGACGTGGTGGTGTGGCCCCAGGCGGTGGAGCAGGTGCAGGAGCTGGCAGCCCTCTGTCACCGCAGCCGCGTGCCCATGGTGCCCTTCGGCACCGGGACCGGCCTGGAAGGAGGCGTCAATGCCGTGCAG ggcggCGTCTGCTTTGACCTGAGCCGCATGGACGCCATCGCAGAGCTGAGCCTCGAGGACTTCTCGGTGGCGGTGGAGCCCGGTGTCACCCACAAGGCCCTCAATAAGCACCTGCGTGGCACCGGGCTCTGGTTCCCTGTCG ACCCTGGGGCGGATGCCTCACTGTGTGGCATGGCTGCCACGGGTGCCTCGGGCACCAATGCTGTGCGCTACGGCGCCATGCGCCCCAACGTGCTCAACCTGCGCGTGGTGCTGCCGGACGGGCGCCTGCTCCACACCGCCGGCCCTGGCCGCCATCCCAGGTGGGCGCTGGGGGGCTGGGAGGCCGTGCTGggcctgccctgtgccaggggagtGCCCGCTC CAGCTCTGTGCAGGAAGCGGGCGGCCGGCTATGACCTGACCTCACTCTTCGTGGGCTCTGAGGGCACCCTGGGCTTCCTGACCCAGGCCACGCTGCGCCTGCACCCGCTGCCCgaggcctctgctgtcaccatcGCCTCCTTCCCCAGCGTGGGGGCGGCCGTGGCCTGCACCGTGCAGGTGCTGCAGGCTGCCGTGCCCGTGGCCCGCATCG AGTTCCTGGATGAGGTGATGGCTGATGCCTGCAGCCGCTTCAGTGAGATGGGGCTGCCAGTGGCGGCCACGCTCCTCCTGGAGCTGCACGGCTCCCGGCATAgcctggctgagcagcagcagcagacgg AGGAGATTGTGCAACAGAAcggtggctccagcctggcctgggcggaggggcaggaggagcgggagcggctCTGGTCCATGCGCCACAACGCCTGGTACGCTGCCCTGGCCCTGCGGCCCGGCTGCCAG GGCTACTCCACTGACGTCTGTGTGCCCATCTCCCGCCTGCCTGATGTGGTGGTGGAGACCAAGCAGGACCTGCAGGCCTCCAACATCACTG GACCCATGGTGGGACACGTGGGCGATGGCAACTTCCACTGCATCCTCGTCTTCAACTCCCAGGACCCGGAGGAGGCCCAGCGCATCCACGCCTTCACCGAGCGCCTGGGCAG GCGGGCGCTGGCAGCAGGGGGCACCTGCACCGGGGAGCACggcgtggggctgggcaagcgggcactgctgcaggaggagctgggcccGGAGGGCCTGGACACCCTGCGCTCCATCAAGGCTGCACTCGACCCCCACAACCTCATGAACCCTGGCAAGGTGCTCTGA